In the Diprion similis isolate iyDipSimi1 chromosome 2, iyDipSimi1.1, whole genome shotgun sequence genome, one interval contains:
- the LOC124413079 gene encoding homeobox protein bagpipe-like yields MMDDPKKIEASNSPKGSQGSQPTPFSIADILSREIPSQETERRQDVSEEVEKLTHPLQDKLLVEYARTTSSHPLTEAEAHLQGTRFPRFPSPELSMARELDILRRNLAQANLTGFGNLQHLGQGSFKHLETLGTIAAYQQSATEARDSAQRQQDEALDMSKSKLFDDIEEDIYDSQSHGQTLQGRKKRSRAAFSHAQVYELERRFAAQKYLSGPERADLARGLKLTETQVKIWFQNRRYKTKRRQQQELGALVNSGSARRVAVRVLVHPDEHLRGVPLPGPGQIPGQLPGAQIHPVNKALSGFPYYCLPYHPLLCPPLHSAQIQAQTSIQDMNQRQREMQLSKNDDEK; encoded by the exons ATGATGGACGATCCGAAAAAGATCGAAGCTTCAAACTCGCCGAAAGGTTCGCAAGGCTCCCAACCGACTCCTTTCAGCATCGCGGATATTTTAAGCCGCGAAATACCGTCCCAGGAAACGGAGAGACGTCAAGACGTTTCTGAAGAGGTTGAAAAACTGACACATCCTCTTCAGGATAAACTCCTCGTTGAATACGCGCGTACCACGAGCAGCCACCCTTTGACGGAAGCCGAGGCTCATCTCCAGGGAACCCGGTTTCCAAGATTTCCATCACCGGAGTTGAGCATGGCTCGCGAGCTCGATATCCTCAGGCGAAATTTGGCCCAGGCTAACCTTACCGGTTTCGGGAATCTTCAGCACCTTGGACAGGGGAGCTTCAAGCACTTGGAAACCCTCGGGACGATCGCAGCTTATCAACAGAGTGCCACAGAGGCCAGAGACTCCGCACAGCGACAACAAGACGAGGCTCTAGATATGAGCAAGAGCAAGCTCTTCG ATGACATCGAGGAAGATATTTACGACTCTCAGTCTCACGGGCAAACACTTCAAGGCAGAAAGAAGAGGAGCAGAGCTGCCTTCTCTCACGCACAGGTATACGAATTGGAACGGCGATTCGCGGCACAAAAATACTTGTCAGGACCAGAAAGAGCCGATCTGGCTCGAGGCCTCAAGCTCACCGAAACCCAAGTCAAAATATGGTTTCAAAACCGAAG GTACAAGACCAAAAGACGTCAGCAGCAGGAACTCGGCGCCCTTGTCAATTCGGGATCCGCACGGCGAGTCGCGGTTCGCGTTCTTGTTCACCCGGACGAGCATCTTCGAGGGGTCCCGCTTCCCGGTCCCGGCCAAATTCCCGGACAGCTTCCCGGCGCCCAGATACATCCGGTGAACAAGGCGCTCTCCGGGTTTCCCTACTACTGCCTTCCATATCACCCCTTGTTGTGCCCACCGCTTCATTCCGCTCAAATACAAGCCCAGACCTCGATACAGGATATGAATCAGAGGCAACGGGAAATGCAGCTttcgaaaaatgacgacgaaaagtAA
- the LOC124413099 gene encoding homeobox protein Nkx-2.5-like, with protein sequence MLSSSTSATPFSVRDILNEDQQFCAMDCYPQQQQQQPQPQQHLPQDYYAYNIIPENNWEVEKYKEQQGVISGYQNYHPEMNHVHQLSQVMPPYQETSVAEDGNVVTSSKTELRKSQSGKRTKRKPRVLFSQTQVYELEQRFKQQRYLSAPERELLAQTLKLTSTQVKIWFQNRRYKNKRARLEDAEKMQAQNMKNQSLKKIPVPVLIKDGKPNIQDTYNTPYWPNLRPEIGMGMQPADFRSGDVRLSPEFRGNQPDMRLDTSVSPEFRSDLNSELSGRSSLNSDVHRHISPEFRANLTPEVRPAMQCDGRLVKTECCVNLSSDGSPYSDHKIVGIEAKPMTNENRVVPEILGTDYNFSNYLGPPNYQMQYVNYMDQVPIEQNLQRLW encoded by the exons ATGCTGTCGTCCTCCACTTCGGCAACCCCGTTCAGCGTGCGCGATATCCTTAACGAAGATCAGCAATTTTGTGCCATGGATTGCTATccacaacagcaacaacagcaacctCAACCACAGCAGCATCTCCCGCAAGATTACtacgcgtataatataataccggAGAACAACTGGGAGGTAGAAAAGTACAAAGAGCAACAAGGAGTAATTTCCGGCTACCAGAATTATCATCCCGAAATGAATCACGTTCACCAACTGAGTCAAGTCATGCCGCCGTATCAGGAGACCTCGGTTGCAGAGGATG GAAACGTGGTAACTTCCAGCAAAACTGAACTTCGCAAGAGTCAGTCCGGGAAAAGGACGAAGCGAAAACCCcgcgttttattttcacag ACCCAGGTCTACGAACTGGAACAGCGCTTCAAGCAGCAAAGATACCTGAGCGCTCCGGAACGAGAGTTACTGGCCCAGACATTGAAGCTGACGAGTACGCAGGTGAAAATTTGGTTCCAAAACCGACGATACAAAAACAAGCGGGCACGACTCGAGGATGCGGAAAAGATGCAGGCACAAAACATGAAGAATCAGTCCTTGAAGAAGATCCCAGTACCGGTACTGATCAAAGACGGGAAACCGAACATCCAGGACACGTACAACACGCCTTACTGGCCCAACCTGCGTCCCGAAATCGGGATGGGGATGCAGCCGGCTGATTTTCGATCTGGAGACGTCAGACTGAGCCCGGAATTCAGGGGAAATCAACCTGACATGCGTCTTGACACAAGCGTCAGCCCGGAGTTCCGATCGGATCTGAATTCCGAACTCAGCGGGCGATCCAGCTTGAATTCCGATGTGCACAGACACATAAGTCCCGAGTTCAGGGCGAATTTAACTCCAGAAGTTCGCCCAGCGATGCAGTGCGACGGAAGATTGGTGAAGACCGAATGTTGCGTGAATCTTTCCAGCGATGGTTCGCCCTATTCCGATCACAAGATCGTCGGCATTGAGGCCAAGCCGATGACGAACGAAAACAGAGTAGTGCCAGAAATTTTGGGAACGGATTACAATTTCTCAAACTACTTGGGCCCGCCGAATTATCAGATGCAGTACGTAAACTACATGGATCAGGTTCCGATTGAGCAGAATCTTCAGAGGCTGTGGTAG